One Rhinoraja longicauda isolate Sanriku21f chromosome 21, sRhiLon1.1, whole genome shotgun sequence genomic region harbors:
- the drg2 gene encoding developmentally-regulated GTP-binding protein 2, with protein sequence MGILEKISEIEKEIARTQKNKATEYHLGLLKAKLAKYRAQLLEPPKSSGKGEGFDVMKSGDARVALIGFPSVGKSTFLSLMTSTASEAASYEFTTLTCIPGVIEHKGANIQLLDLPGIIEGASQGKGRGRQVIAVARTSDVVIMMLDATKGDIQRNLLEKELESVGIRLNKPKPNIYFKPKKGGGISFNSTVMLTQCSEKLVQLILHEYKIFNAEILFREDATPDEFIDVIVGNRVHMPCLYVYNKVDQISLEEVDRLARESHSVVISCEMKLNLDYLLDMLWEYLALICIYTKKRGERPDFMGAIIMRRSASVEHVCHRIHRTLASQFKYALVWGTSTKYSPQRVGLTHIMEHEDVIQIVKK encoded by the exons ATGGGGATCTTGGAGAAGATCTCCGAGATCGAGAAAGAAATCGCACGGACGCAGAAAAACAAAG CCACTGAGTATCATTTGGGCTTGTTGAAAGCAAAACTTGCTAAGTACAGAGCACAATTGTTGGAACCCCCAAAATCTTCCGGAAAAGGAGAAGGCTTTGATGTGATGAAATCAGGAGATGCCCGGGTAGCATTGATTGGATTCCCTTCTGTGGGTAAG TCTACGTTTTTGAGTTTGATGACTTCCACTGCAAGTGAAGCAGCTTCATATGAATTTACGACCCTTACCTGTATTCCAGGTGTCATAGAG cataaAGGTGCTAACATTCAGCTTCTGGATCTGCCTGGTATCATTGAAGGAGCGTCCCAAG gTAAAGGGCGTGGACGCCAGGTGATTGCAGTAGCTCGGACATCAGATGTTGTAATAATGATGCTGGATGCAACAAAGGGTGATATCCAAAG GAATTTACTGGAAAAGGAGTTGGAGTCTGTAGGAATTCGATTAAACAAGCCTAAACCCAACATTTATTTCAAG CCCAAGAAAGGTGGTGGGATCTCATTCAACTCGACAGTTATGTTGACTCAATGTTCTGAAAAGTTAGTACAGCTCATCTTGCACGAATACA AAATCTTCAATGCAGAAATTCTTTTCAGGGAAGACGCAACTCCTGATGAATTTATAGATGTAATAGTTGGAAACAGAGTTCACATGCCATGTCTTTAT GTATACAATAAAGTTGATCAGATCTCCTTGGAGGAGGTAGACCGTTTGGCCAGGGAATCACACAGTGTTGTCATTAG CTGTGAGATGAAACTTAATTTGGATTATCTACTTGATATGTTATGGGAATACCTCGCATTAATCTGCATCTACACAAAGAAGAGAGGAG AAAGACCAGATTTTATGGGTGCTATTATTATGAGAAGATCGGCCTCAGTTGAACATGTG TGCCATCGAATTCACAGAACCTTAGCAAGCCAGTTCAAGTACGCTCTAGTCTGG GGTACAAGTACAAAGTACAGTCCTCAAAGAGTGGGACTGACTCACATAATGGAGCACGAGGATGTCATCCAAATCGTCAAGAAATAA